Genomic window (Centroberyx gerrardi isolate f3 chromosome 9, fCenGer3.hap1.cur.20231027, whole genome shotgun sequence):
CAGACTCACAAACATGCAGtcaatcaaaaataaaaacagcagcagcaatggagggaggggaaggttTTTTGATGTGTATTAATTCAGAGGACAGAGCGGTGTTCCTCTCCCAGGGGGTGGAGAGCCGGAGATGTGCGGGACGATACCGCGGCCCCCTGGAGACGTTGGAGGGCCTGGCTCTCTCCGCTGGACACGCAGGCTGGGAGAGCTTACCTAAAAGGGATTTCCAAGGGATGAGATGCAGGGGGCAATTCttcatctgattttttttttttttttttttagagacaAGGCACACAATTAAGTGTACGAGACACATAGCAAGCTGTATGGAATGCAATTCGGAGCGCAGAGTTGATACAGACACAGCGTATCCGTTGTATTggtgatttaattttttttgtctgttcccACGCTGAAGATATGAAAAGGTTCTGGAGCTGATTTATAAAAAAGTTCTTATGCACATTTTTTTGTGCTTACAATCAAATCCAATCCAAAGCTGTGATTTACATCAAGTTATCTTCATGTCAAAATCAGTGGTTTATAAAGATTTGACAAACATTTTTAGAGACTTGACAAAGATCAGATTTTCTGTGATTTATCAAAAGCTAAAACTATTTCCCATCATTACTGAAGGTATGAGTGTTTATTGACTTTGTTTCTATCAGAATGTTTGAAACGATTGTGCAATGAAATCTAGGATAAAAGTCAAATAACGTTTTACTAAATGAGGCCCCTGGAGCCAGGTTTATTCTCCCAGCATGCCATTCTTCCATTCTTCCTATAAATGAGGACCATCACGCCAGCCAGTCCCTGATTCATGGTTCATGTTCTGCTCCGGACAGGAGGAGGGTCTGAACTCTCTCTTACTTCACATGAGATTTCCTTAATGGAATGTCTTTATtgactgtggaaataaaattatGTCCATTCCTGCAACATGTTGTGATTATATTTTATTAGAAAAGAGAGGTACTCTGTGTTCCCCTCTGCCAGTCAGGCATTCCTCTGCAGGGAGTTGACTGGCGCTCTTCTGGAACCAAACATCTGTGCTTCTCACAGCTCCGTTTCATTACTCACCGAAACACTAAACCCAGAAAATCAGCTTAAACACACTAaagcatttattttgaaaatccccATTGCAAAAACTCAAGGGGTCTCGACTGTGCCGAGAGTGTGAAACTGAACACTTTTGAGGAGTGGATGTGTTTAACAAATGCTGCCAGAAAGAACAACACACACCTCCGTCTGGGGAGATTCTAATACATTCCTAATGCAAACTCTAAACTCCATGTGATTTTCTCAGTGTCACAGAGAAGTCACCGTGGGAGAGCTGCAAGACGTTTAACCCGTCCACTGCTCCGGTGTTGCACGTGTGTCTCCGACTGAGTACGACTGCGACAGCAAAATCGTacattaaaacaaagaaaagtggTTAAAATGAAATTAGTGTCAGATACAGTGTGTGATGTCAACTGAAGCAACATGGCAGCAATatcccacacacagacaaataaaggtgcgaaccggaaccgaaaatggttctgcagtgtgatgccatagaagaaccatttctggttccacaaagaacctttcaaaaccattatatggttctttgggatacttagttattggatggtgggtgacggcataaatgtggaaaataaccaaacccctccatagtatatattgtgcaattgcaaatgaagctatacaagggcagacaaacaaaaacacaatgcaggtgtctaaggagtgcagaaatggttctttaaagaaccttggtctgaaaggttctttgtggaaccagaaatggttcctctatggcatcactccgaagaagcATTTTTgtcacctttatttttctgtgtgcatatCCATCTTTGTGCCATTTTTCCTGTGTCCAGTGTCTCCACATATCCATAACATCTCCCACACTAGTCTACTCTTAACATTATTATCATCTTAATTActattaatatattattctgATTTTCATAATTGTGTTGGATCTCTTTATTGATCTTCTTATCTTAAGCTCCTTGTATTGCAATCTtgcatgaaaggtgctatataaataaagtttgattgattgatcgaaCACAGGAATGCTGACTGAATACAGGCACAGCGATTCTGAATGAGGAAAACACAAAGCATATAAAAACACTGCTGTCTTTTCAACCCAGCCTTGATTTCCTTCAGGTTTCTAAACTGGCACAGCGGAGGGGACCACCAGCATGGGCAGCCTCCCTGGCATGAGTGTCTGCCCCGGCCTGAGCCTCCCTGATCTACTCCAAATCTCCTATTATTCTTTCTTGATTATTGACCTGCAGCACCAACAATCCATGTTTGGCTGATGGAGGCAGTAAAACAAACAGGGGAGAATGGCATGATGgtggattttttatttaaactAAGCCTCCAGACAGAGATCCAGAACAGTAGTTCTCAAGTAGTTTTGCACCAGGACCCAAATTTGACCTTGTTCAACCTCATATGTCTACATAGCAGGATCTTTATTGAATCGTCCTTCAGGAGAAATCCAAAAAATGTTCGGGCCTCAGCCAGAGCATCCTAGgtttgaaaatataatttatatgTTGAAAACCAGGCAGTTAAAATCCCATTCACAGACTTCTAGGCTCCAAAACACCTGCCTGACATGATCCTGCACTGTCCTCATACCTGATGATGGTGAAATGTCAGGGTCTGACACTAGGGAAGGAAAAGCTactcatcagttaaaaataagGCCTTGGAGCTCTGTGATGGTGCCTTTCCTCTAAGCTACGTATTCTGTGTACAAAGCTTTTCATGTCTTCTGATAATCTAATAAAGCGTCTCTTTGGCTCGCCAACCCAGTTCCATAAAACTCTAGATGAATTTATTCTAAGTGGGGTGTGGGTGTCTGTCTCTGAACATTGTGCTGCAACATTTAGCTGAACCAAAATGGTGTCAAATATAAACTAGTGTACTTTTGTGACTGGGGAAAATTGAGAGCTAGTATAACAGATTTGTGTTTCAAGATACCAGAGAAAACTTCTACATATTTACCTTCTTCAAAATAATATTGATTGAACACGTACAGTATTGATTCAAAAGAAATCTCACTGATTGAATTTACTTGTAATTCCATGGAGGATTGGAAAACCTACTGCTTCTAATGTCTATGCCCAAAAAGGTGGTTGGGATTTTAATTGTATACAAGTTAGGCAATTCATAACATAAATTGTAAAACTGCCAGTGTAAACATGAAACTCCAGTTtgtaaaaataatgtaaaaactatttaaaaatgaaagattttcaaATTGATTACACTGTGCTAATGCAAGATTAAAATGGCTGAAATTCATAGTTTCAAACTCAAATTTATTTAATCATACAGTAGTGtcacaaatatttacaaaaaaatggTAGACTCTATGCATAGTACAAGACTAACCACCACTGATGTCTCAACAGTTAAGTATGAAAAATCTTGATGGCACATTATACAAAAGAAGCATTTACAAATGCTCGAGAATCTGACTTAGAAAAGTGTCAGAAAGTTCCACAATAAATCATGTCCTTGTAATGGAAAATTTCTCTGATGGTTGCAAATATTCaatgttcctcctctcctgaaGCGGCATTTAATCCAGTGTTCCTTCAGGGAAAATaaacaagaggaagaagaattattacaaacaatattttactacattttaCAATCAGAACTGCCTTCATCGGCCATGTGCATTACCTATAAAAGTATTAACTGTATTTGGATAGGACTTTTCTTAAggtacaaagtgctgtaaaagaAAACATTCAGCTACAATAAAAAAGGAAGATTTGCACTACTGGCTCCATGAAGGCTTACGCAGCTACAAGGTAGTACAAGGCACAATGTCCtataaagattttatttttagttgCATCACACAGGCTTGAATGTCATGCATGATACATAAGATAACAAgcactacacacacagaatctCCTCTATATTTATTTGACTTGGTAAATAAATGTGTCTGATTCTACTGAAATAGGACTGGCCGGAGAAAACAATGACAAGAATACAACCGCTAGCTGCAATTATGGGTTTCAAGCCCTAATGGTTTTGGCAATGTAAAGGATTTAAGGCCGTCAGGAGCCTGGAGCTGTATGGGAACGGTCAAATGACAGACTatggcaaaaacaacaaattacaCAGTGGCACGGACATCCATCCAGACATACTGTGACAGTCATAACACACAGTATATGCATCCATCATTGCTGCCACTGGTTTAACATTCAAAGAGGAAGCAGCTGCTCATTGGATATATCTATTGGATAATCTAAATATTAAGAAATTATTATTGCATTCTCCGTTTTGATTACAATTATTCTTTTGTTTGGCTGCATTATTCAATAATGAcccttttattttaaaatgcaacGAGAAATAAAATTCAGCAAGGAACAAATCCAACGTTCTGATGCAAGGATAAACCTTTTGCATGATGTACTACCTAAAAGTAATTGtaaaaaactgaaagaaaacaacaacaacatataaaCTGTGTTTAAACTTTTTAAAGTAATTCAAAATAGCAGAAAATCCATCATGACGGACATGGATGGTCCAATTGGCAGAGTTTTAAGGTGTAAGTTGAATATGTGTACAGAGTTTCATGTAAATCAGACTTATGGTTTGGGAATTAAGAGCTTTTAAAGCGCCACCATGAGGCCATTTGGAGTCAGATTTTATACAGACATATAATTAACCACCATTATTTATCATCTGGCAAAATTTCATGTCTCCATCATGCACCATCTCACAGGAAACATGGGCCATATAAACCagcttcaaaaacaaaacatttatagAGCTTGACCCTATTAACAGAATGAAGTGCAGTAAATGGACAATTTATGATTCTTTATGTCTAGACAAAGCTTACCTTCAAGAAAAGCAAACTCATCTATGGCCTCTATTGCATTGTCTGTATTggcagaagaaaagaagaggaacatGTTTTGATTaagacagagaacagcagagttTGTGAAAGTCAAAACTGATTAACAGGCTTTCTACCTGCACAGATTCATATAGAGATAGCTGGGTTCATGAATAGCATCAGTTCATTGACCTTTCATATTGGCATACatatgaatcacacacacacacacacacacacacacacagtatatcaaCCTTAGTGTACAATAATTTATGTTTCTGAGAGACTTTAGCATTAACATGAGCTGTACAGGAATAGCCTAAACCTTTTTCTCAAGTCATGTACAACACATTCACaagttccttccttccttccttccttcctttacaACACTTACCTAAGTCTTTCCTTTGTAaagtttttctctttccttgcTGGGCATACACCAGGGCATCTTTGGCAATCATCTCAACAAACAACTCCTGGAAGATAGAAAAGTAGGGCACACAAAGTTAATATTGTACTCATCAGGTCCAACATTGGATTTGTGTTAAGACATTTTAGGAAATCATCCTTCCTCCGGGGTTAGGGTTGATGTCACTTAGAcgtcaaattcaaggacttttcattTACTTTTAAGGTCTTGATTGGTGAACTTCAAGGTCTCAAACTTGGCATGTTTTGTGGAAAGACATTAAATTGGTAAAAATTAGACATCACAGAGGCCTCGTTTTTCTGATCCAGTCAATAAATCATgaagtcattcattttaaaactgctgctttatcaacacaaatctccatcaccGGGTTTTCCTCAGGTTGTGAAGTGCTGATGCTTTGCCAGAGAGCTGTTGATGGAAGTGAAATTTGAAAAAGTATTTCCAAgaccatccattcattttctaaatcattttattttgtctcaaatccacaaactttcaaggagtTTCAAGGCCTGGTGTTGTCCCAGGCTGGACCATCATCAGCTGAGTTAACCTGGGCTTTGGTTGAAGCTGGATGGAGTAAAACCCTACAAGCCACATAGCCAGTTTGCTAGCGTTAGCAAGCCGAGCTAAAGCCAGCAGCAGATGTAAACatttagcttttttttgttgtggaatTTTGTCCATAACTTACCGTGGCTTTAGCGATGATAAATACGGACTCTTGGCTAGCGAGTGACACGTCTGGATCAGTCTTCATGAGCGCCTTGATGCGAGCCAGCGGCAGCTTGGACAGACGGTTGTGGGTAACGGCAGTAACGGGCCCCGTCGGCtggctgctctcctcctccgcctcatTCCCTCGGCTTTCCTCCTCACTCACGCACCGGTCAGGCTCGGTTTCCGTGGGGGTGACAGGCGCCGCCGCCACCGTAGCTGCCATTCTCCGGTTCGTAAACAAACGAGATGTTAAAAACCCCGCAGCTTGTCAGTCTACATATCACGACATCAACATCAGCGCGCCAGCATGTGCTTCCTCCTGTCCAGAGAGGGGCGCGCTCTGATTCGTCAGCCAGGCAGGCAAGTGCCCCGCCCCTTCCTCTCCCGCCAACTGTTCCTCGTCGGCGGTTGGTGAGATTACAAAGCAGGCGCTGACGATTGGCTACAATTTAACGCCAATCAAAGTACCTTGCTTCTGACGCGAGGGCCAGTGGGGATGTTCAAGACATCTAAAAGTGGACAAACCAACTGTGGAGTAAATTGTCACGATTTATTGCTGATCATATCTTTCCTCACTTTGCGTTACTttggaaaaatgtattgtttggaTTCACTGTATATGACAGGAATCTCTTTAATTAATTCGCTTATTATTTTGACCAAATTTTATATTCACAGATCCAAATTCTTAAGCAAAAAGCCAAACTTTCCAGAGCTGACTGCATATGTCAAGCAATACATTTCTTCAATATCCGAATGTACAAACAAAAAAGCTGTTAAAATGTATAACCACTTTAAGCTTTACaagatatttatttaactatttctttctatttttgtctttattattaaCCTTTAGTCCCCCTGGCgtgtttgtaattgtgattgTGATCAAGTTGTATACACAAAGTGTTAAGAACttgttgatattgttgttgtatGTATACTTGTTGTAATAAAATAGTTAATAAAAAAAGTGGCAAACGTTAAGAAGGTATCAATATGTAAGGGTTAATACCAGGAGGTTAATACATCCATATGTACAGGTCAATGTCAATCAAAGTATCAGTCTAACACAATCAGTTACATTTACCAGACAATTTGCAGATGTTGCATAATTTTACAAATTTAAAACTCatcaaatgtcattttaatttaatttaatttaattttaatcaCAGTTAATTCCATATAATGAATCCTATatcattttaaacattatttattttttcagtttggTAACTGGGTTTCATCTGAAACATGAAAAGTGTGTATTTCAAAAGTGTGTATGCAGCACAGCACTTCCATGGTTTTTGTCTGTGTCAGAGATCCTAATCTTGCTGTCCTACTGGTATTAGTACATTCTGTTAATAGGATTGCCAGAGGTAGCGTGAGGTGTGCTTTAGTCCTCTGAAGCTCCACTCACATGTTCGGTCACAGTCAGCTACCAGGAACCTGAAGAAGAGACATGAAGGATCCGCAGTTCCCAGGTAAATCTGAAATCTATCTGTTTAAAAACTGGCATTGGGCAAGAACTGTTGGACAAGAGTCTTTGACACAGATTGACAATTTGGCAcaatttgttcttgtttttattttgcctaGTTATGGGGGAGTAGATTGGAAATCTTTTTGTCACTTTGTGCTGTTTTGTAGTAGAGTGTGTAGAAAATACTGTTAACATTTCCATAGCCTAAAATGTGGTGTTCTGTTCAATCAGTAAAATTGCTGTGTGGCTCATTGTGGCTGCTTTGAATTCTATACATGATTTTTTCTTGTGCATGAGATGGAAAggttatatataaaaaagaagaagcagtCAGGCAGAGAGGTTTTAAAGGGCACAGACCTATCATTTGAGTTAGTTATTTTATCAAATGTGTTTTATAAAGTTTATAAGTCTCTAATAGGCCCACTTGTTGAATTTATTGAATTGACACCTGACCTTCTCACATGTGTAATGgtctacaaaaaaacaaaaaacaacctgTACCTGCATGCGATGCTACAATTATATTTGTGTACCGCATCTTTAACACTAAGCTGACAGCTCTATTAAATCATGTTCTTCCAGTCACCCAGTTAGCACATCCTCCACTCAGTACAGTAAAAATAGTCTGCTGCATTCATAACTAACCCACTAATACTGTCTAAAAGCAGCGCAGTAATCCTGGCTGACGGTGACACTGTTGGCAGAAGATCTGCGACTTTGATTAGTCTGCACAAGGTCTATCATGAGCTAAATTGAATCCCCATTGAAGAGGAAGAAGTATACGGATTACACTGTTGATCTACAAAAATTTAATATCAAAGTTAGCTCTGTTATTGACCATGGACTGGTTTATTTAACTCATGAATCACCTCTCCACACACGCCACAGTTATATATGCTCTAATAGCCTAACAGGCCTACACAGAGCTCAAGACAGTCACCATGTGACATAATGGATGGATGGTCTGATCCTATTGCCTTGTTACAGTGCATCCTctttgatgtacagtatatgttgtaATATGTTGGAACACTAATCAGCTGTTTCCTGTATGAACAACACATCATGGGTAAGGTTTACATAAAGAggattcattcaaaaataaaaataaatagtgtTACTTATACATTAGTCAGTATTTAAAGGTAGATATCCCCT
Coding sequences:
- the pole4 gene encoding DNA polymerase epsilon subunit 4, whose product is MAATVAAAPVTPTETEPDRCVSEEESRGNEAEEESSQPTGPVTAVTHNRLSKLPLARIKALMKTDPDVSLASQESVFIIAKATELFVEMIAKDALVYAQQGKRKTLQRKDLDNAIEAIDEFAFLEGTLD